CAACAACAGTAATAGCACTGTCTTCAGTTACATTTACTACATGTTCTACTGCAGCATCTGCATCCATGATAGAACCTGCTACACCTGGCCTATCTTCTTCAGTATTAATGGATCTTATACAGAAATTACATCCAATATTACATTTAGGAGCAATTGGTACATGTACTCTACCTACTTTATCATGTAATTTTTCATTATAACATGGATGTACTTTTGTAATATGTGCAAATTTTGCACCTTTATGACTTCCTCCACATCTTATATCTTTATTAGTCATAGTATTACCTCAATACAATATAATTTTAAAAGCTTTAATAACTTAAAATTTCTCTCCAAATTAGTAAATTAAAACAAATAAAGTTTTAATAACTTAAAATTTCTCTCCAAATTACTAGTTTAAAATAAATTAAAGAAGGCATTTATTTTAAACATTATAAATCTAAAAACTTATTAATTAATCAACAATTCCACACATCAATTAAATTATTTAATTAATAAAAGTTTATTCGTTTATAATTAAACTTATAACCATCGTTATAAACATTATAATATTTAAGTATTTCTATTTACTTCTAAGAAATACGAACAATGATAAAAATTTACGAACAGTTTTAAAAAATCAATAGCTAAACTTTAAAACCTTGAAACATTCATAAAAAAATTAAGAATTTAATATAAAAATATAATAATTAATTTAAACTAAAAAATGAAGTTAATAAAACTAAAGATTAAAAATAAGGTTAAAACTAAAAAGATTTAATCCCAAGTTTTAGGAGCATTTAACTCTACTCAAAAACAAGCTAATCCCAAGTTTTAGGAGTATTTAATTCTACAATATACCCTTCAGCTTTTTCAATCCATTCATCTTTAATTAATTCATCAGTAGCTATAACAGAAATGATATCTCCACGAGAAATATCTTTCATTATTTTAAATCCTTCAGGAACTATCCTAAATACCGCATCATAGATTCTTCTTTTAAGGTTTTTATGAGGATCATCTACAACTAAATTAGACACCTCTTGTTCTCCAGCTAAGTGAATAACATATCTGCTTGGTTGATGAACATTTTCCCTACCATTATTTTCCCAAAGAGTTCTAAGAATATTTGGAAGATATTTTTCATCATCAATTAAAACAACAGTAGTATCTTCTTCTGCATTATAGTTAACATTAGCTACTTCTTTTAAAGTAATGTGCTTAGAAGTTTTTCTCATTTTAATAGCTATAATGAAACAAACCTCATCTGGATTAACATAAGCACGCATATCATCAATAGAAGGTGGTAGGACTAAATCTTGAAAGATCTGTCTAATAATCATATCATAGACTTTTGCCCCTTCTGGATCATTTGATTCAATATACATATAATCACTTCTTTAAAGAGTATAGAAAAAAGCTTAATAGTTCTAAGCTAAAATCTATTCCTGTCTCTTACCCATACCAGATACAAGTAAAGCTGCACCTACAGCACCAATGTGCTGTGAATATTTTGGTACGATAACTTCAATTCCGCCTAAAGTTTCACTTACTGCTTCAACAAGTCCAGAAATTAAACTAGTTCCTCCTACTTGGATTAAAGGTTCACGAATATCAATCTCTTGTAATTGCTGTTCATATACTTGTTCAGATACAGAGTGACATGCAGCAGCTGCTACATCTGCTTTAGAACCACCGGCAGCAAGGGTAGTTACTAAGTCTTGAATACCAAATACAATACAATATGAATTTAACATAGCTCTTCTCCAGTCACCTTGTACTGCAAGTGGACCAAGTTCTGTAATATCTACATCTAATCTACGAGAAGTCATATCTAAGAATCTGCCAGATGCACCTGCACAGATACCTCCCATAGTAAAGTTATCAGGAATACCGTTATTTACAGTAATAACCTTGTTATCCATACCTCCAATATCGAGTACAGTAGCTTCACCTTTTTGACGACCTGCTAGGTATACTGCACCTTTTGCATTTACAGATAACTCTTCTTGGACAAGTTCCGCTCCAAATTCTTGACCCATAGTAAATCTACCATAGCCAGTTGTTCCTATCCCTTCAATATCATCCCATTTGTAACCTGTACCTTCAAATGCTTCTGCAGCTGCAGTTTGTGCAGATTCAACAATATCTTTAGTAGAAGTCCAGCCAGTTCCAATAACCTTATTGTTTTCCATCAAAACAGCTTTTGTAGTAGTAGAACCAGAGTCCAAACCAAGAGTAAGGCCTTCTTGCTTTTCACGAGCAAGAATACTTCTACGTGTTACAGTAGTAGCTAATGCTTCCATACGGATGAATAGCTCATCAGCTTTTGTTCTTTCAGTAAATGAATAAGTGACTACCGGAATACGGGTGTTGTTTTGGATAAAGCGCCTTACTTCATTCCTTACCAATGCTCCCTCAGCACACCTGAAACAAGTAGCAATAAATACTGCATCAGGTTTACATTTACCTTCAACAATAGACATAGCTCTTGCAATCATAAGTTTTAAACTTGAACTTTGAGCAGAAAAACCGAATTTCTCATAAGCTTCATTAATATAATCCAAATCAATTTCAGGAAGGATGATTTCAGCTCCAAATTTAAGAGCTGCCTTTTCAATTTCTTTTTGAATACCACTATACTCAGTACCACAAGAAACCAGTGCAATTTGTACCATTTTATTCTCCTCCCTCTACTTCTTCTTTAGTAGTTTCTTCTAGAATATCATCATCCCCTTCTAGGTCTCCTCCACCGCCAGGTAAAGAGTCTAAGAATTCCATAATTTGATTTACCATAAGCATTGTGCCATCTTCATCAGTAGGATAAACAAGTTCTAAAGTAGGTATATCTTTTTTACGTAAACAGAAAATAGATAATTCATTTGTTCTTGCACATCCTACACAACCAAAACCAAATGGAGCATCATCAACAATAATTGCTGCCTCTGCTGCATCTATAAGAGGTCCAATAATGGACATCCTTCCCCTTACACCAGAAGGCACTTCAATAGCAGCATATTTTAATCCATTAATTGGATCTTCTTCTGTAATATTCATTGGAGGTGAATCAATCTCCGGGTCTTTAATTTTTTGTCTTATTTGTTTTTGAAGAGCTAAAGGAGTGTGGCCTTTTCTCTCAATTAAGTCAGCTAAAACCAATGAATTTGGTGGATAAATAGCTACTTTTACCATAATATCATCCTCATAATTATAATCTAAGAAAGTTTTTTAATTTATTAATTTATTTTAAATTATTTTATTAATCCCATAAACTTCCTTATTCTTTGTCTTCCTCACTTTTTTCCTTTTTTAAAGAGTTTTCTAAAACTTCCCTAAAGTAATCTACAGAAACAGGTTCTTTTTTCTCAATTACAACTTCTCTTGGGTTTTTTAAAGCTTCACCAACATAATCAAGAATTTTAAATTCCTTCTCCATTTGATGGAAACCTTCTCTTGGCCCATATCTATGGCCCCTACATCTTCTTGGGTCACCTGGGGCAAAACCTCTTTCCTTTGTAAAGATTCCATAAGGGTCTAGTTTACGGAGCTCTCTAATAGCTTGCTTAACATATTTATCTTTTCCACTAATCATAGCACCGTAACAAGTCCATTTAACCGTAATAGGCAAGTTTAAAAGGTGTAAGAAGTTTACAACTTCACTTTCACTTACATTTGCTTTTGAACTTAAAATAATCATCCTTGTTGAAACTTCAGGATCCATATCCTCTTTACCTAATTCTGGAGTTATACATAAATTTGCAGTCATCTAATTCCTCCTAAAATACAAGTATTTAAAAATAGTTTATTTATCATCCTCATAAACTTGATAAATATAAAGGGTGCTTCCATCTTTAAGCTTATTTAAACCTTCAATATTACCAACAACTTCACCTACAACATTAGTAGCTGAGAATGGTTCACCGGTAGGTCCAAAATCATCAGTATCCACAGTCCTTATACCAATAAGGCCTAAATTCTTCTTAGACATATTAGTTACCCCTATTTCTCCTGCCTTCATAATGTCGCTTGGAGTATTTTCAGGAATAAGCCCCTTAGATTCATCAGTATTACCATGGAACATAAACATATTCATATCTGGAACTGCAAAGTAAACTTTCAATGTTCCAACTGGTTTTTCTGCAAGACCAGTGATTTTTTCTAAATACCACCTAGTTCTTGGAGCCTTATCAGTAAATTTAACTTTAAGTAACTCATCACTTGAAAGGCCAAAAGTACTAACTTCTTTATTTTCTAATATATTAACAGTATTCTCTGGTTCTTGAGTGACGATAATTGCATCATCATCTTCATTTCCAGTTCTTATATGATTAATACCTAGAGATTGAAGTTTTTCTTCTGCCTCTTTTTGAGTCATCATCATAAGCATGATTATATCAGGACTACTTCTTACAGTAATTAAATCTCCTTTTTTAGCTATATCAAACAATTCCATACCTTGTTTAACAGTTGCTAAATTAGTGTGAGTTTCAGCTCTAACTCTGTCTTCTCTATAAATATAAACTCTACCTTTACCTTTTCCATCATTTCTTAAGGTAACTGTTCCTCTTTTACGTTCTGTAATTTCCTCTTTATCCTTAGTTAAACCAGTTAATTCATAGAACCCTACAAAAGAGTTAGATTCAAAACTAACTTCAATTTTATCATTTCTAATTAATGAGAATAAATGTTCAACAGATTTAGGAGAATTAAAGTTAGGTTCAAAAAGAACATAGGTAAATAGTTGATTTCCCTCTTCTAAAACTTCATCTAAATTGGAACCTCCAGTACTATCTTTAACAGTACTACGCTCAATAATAGGTTCAATAGATAAAATTTCATCATCAGTTAATGAAAATAATGTTTTTCTTCCACCTATAACTCTTGCAAATACTCCACGGTCACTATATTTTGGAACACCATAAACATTAGAGTGATCATCTTTTACAAAAATTATGTGAGTAGCATCATTAGAAAATCCTGATAAACTAATTAAAACTTCATTATCGAAATATGCAAATTCATCATGAGATGGTTCAAAATTAGAACTAACAGGACCAATAGCTACTTCATTAGATGTTTCCCAACGAACATTATTAGAGATAAACTGAGAATAATTTTCTTTGAAAAAATCAGTTAAAGGTTTTGATTTTTCAGAAACTTCTAATTCAATGAGAATACTTCCTTTAGGTGTTTTTATCTTATATTTGAGAATATTACTTTGTATTTCACTTTCTCCTTTAATAAGACAAACAATACTACCTTCACTATAAGGAGCATTTGAAAGCTTTATAGCATCTTTGATAGTAGAGCCTTCAGGAATATCCACATGATCTCCATTAATTTTTATTAGCATAGCTTTGCCTCTTTTTTATAAAATAATAATCATTATTTTGATAAAGCTCTTAATCTAAATTAATTTTTAATTTAAATTAAAAGCATAATCCTTAAAATAAAACTATAATCTTTAAATTAAGACCATAATTCTTAAAATAAAACTATAATCTTTAAATTAAGACCATAATCCTTAAAATAAAACTATAATCTTTAATTAAGATTATAATATAGTTAAAATTTAACTATAATTATAAAATAAAAAATTTAAATCCCATAAAAAATAAAAAAAATCCTCTATTTTATAAATTACATATTATTTATATTATTAATAATATAAAATAGTTTTTAAATTAATTTATAATAATAAAAATTAAGTAAAAATTATTAAAAAGTTTGATAAAAAAGTGAGTAGAAATAAATTAAACAAATTATGGTAAAAATTATAAAAAATAGGACATAATCAATAGAATGATAAAAAATAGAAAATAATGAATAAGATGAATAAAAAAATAGGAAATAAAAAATAATACAAGTAAATTCTAATCATTCATAGAATTTACCTAAGAAATCTTTCATTCTTTTGTTGTCTGATGAGAATACTTCTTCAGGAGTACCTTGTTCTACTATTACTCCTCCATCCATGAAGATAATATCATCAGAGACATTACGGGCAAAGTTCATCTCATGAGTAACAATAACCATTGTCATATGTTCTGCAGCTAAATCCTTAATAACTTGTAAAATCTCACCAGTAAGCTCTGGATCTAGAGCAGAAGTAGGTTCATCAAAGAATAAAATATCTGGATTCATAGCAAGAGCCCGTGCAATAGATACCCTTTGCTGTTGACCCCCAGACAATTCAGATGGATAAGCATCTTCTTTATCTTCCAAATCCATTTTTTTAAGTAAATCCCTTGCATGGGCAAATACTTCTTCTTTATCTCTTTTTTGAACTCTTAAAGGAGCATTAGTAATGTTTTTCATCAAAGAATGATGAGGGAATAGATTAAAGTTCTGGAAGACTAAGCCAAATGTTCCATCAAAATCAATGATTCCGCTATCTTCAGTTTCTAATTTAGTAATACATCTAAGTAATGTAGATTTACCAGATCCTGAAGGTCCAATAATAGATAACACTTCTCCTTTTTCCACATTAAAAGAGATATCTTCTAAAACCACATTATCGCCAAAACTTTTTTTAAGATTTTTAACTTCTAATAAACTCATGATATCTCTCCTATGTGTCATAATAATCTAATCTAGCTTCAAAGTGTTCCATAATAAATGCTACAATACCATTAAAGACATAGTAAAATACACCTGCAATTAACAATGCTGAAATAGATGCTTCAGCTGCTGCAATTTGTTTTGCAACAGTAAACATTTCTGGAATTGCAAGTACAAATGAAAGAGAAGTATCCTTTACAAGGGTAATGACCTCATTAGTTATAGAAGGAAGTACTATTTTTACAACTTGAGGCAAAATAACTATAAAGAATGTCTCCAATCTACTATAACCTAAAACTTGTGCAGCTTCATATTGCCCTTTAGGAATAGATTCAATCCCGCCACGGAAAATCTCTGCAAAGTATGCTGCATAGTTAATAGTAAAAGCAATGATAACTGCAATCATTCTAAATTCACTTGAAAGACTTATGCCAAATATGTAGTATGGTGAAAAGAATACAACAATTAATTGTAACATCAATGGAGTACCTCTCATTATTGAAATATACGCTTTCATTAACCATCTTAATGGTTTAAAACTACTTATTCTTCCTGCTGCCACAAGTAAACCAAGTGGAATAGAGAATAATAAGGTAAGTGAGAATATTTCAATAGAAGTACACATACCCCACATTAATTCTTCAATAATTTTACTTAATAACATCTAACATTCTCCAAAAAATAAAACAGTAAAATTAATAAATTTAAACTAATATTTCTAAATTAATAAATTTAAAATAATATCTTTAAATTAATAAATTTAAACTAATATTTTTAAATTAATAAATTTAAATAAATCATTTAAACTATCATTCAAATAATTTATTTAAGCTTAAAAAAAAACCATTTTAAAAATTAGCTTAATAATAAAAAAAAGTTTATACATAATAGATTATGCATAAACTAAAGTTACCTAATTATTTTGTAATAAGAGAACCTGGAACACCGTAAGTATTGTATTTTTGTGCAATTTTTTCAACTGTTCCGTCTTCAAACATTTCATCTAATGTTTTTTGGACTTGGTCTTTTAATTCATCATTACCCTTTTTGAAACCTACACCATATTGTTCTGAAGAAATTTCTTCATCTAATATTTTGTATTGGTCACTGCCTTTTTGATTGATTTGGTATTGTGCTACACCAATATCAATTGCAACTGCATCACATGCACCAGATTCTAAATCCATAAATGCAGTGTTATAATCAGCAATTTGAGTTAAGGTTTTAAAGGTGTCAGCTAAAGATTTTTGATCTCCTTCAAGAGCTGCTAAAGCAGAGGAGTCTTTTTGGGTTTCTACAATTTTACCTTTTAAATCAGCTAAATTGTTAATACCAGAATCAGTTTTTACAACAACCACTTGTTTGTTGTCAATGTATGGTTTAGACCATGTGTAGTTATTTTCTCTACCGTTAATTGTAAATCCATTCCAAATACAGTCAATAGAGCCAGAGTCTAATTCACTGTCTTTAGCATCCCAATCTATTGGTTGCTTTACTAAAGTCCAATTATTTCTATCACAAACTTCTTGAGCTAAGTCCAAGTCAAATCCAACATATTCCCCATTATCATCTTTGTATCCGTATGGAGGAAATTCTGCATCGAAACCAACAACAAGAGTTTTGTTGTCATTATCAGCAGTTCCATTACCACCTAAGAAGTCTAAGAAACCTGCGCTAGATGCACCGATGACTAAGAATGCTAATAATACAATCCCTATAATAATTCCTATTTTTTTATTCATAGATTACACCAAAAAAATATTTTTAATTTGTAATTATATCATAAATTAGATAAATAAAAAAATCTAATCTATATAGTTATTTAAGAAAATCATATTATATAAAATAGTGTTATTTATTCAAAATAATATAAAAAATTGAGCCAAAAATCCAAGTTAGGAAGAATAAAATTACTAAATAATAAATAATGTTTAAAATTTAATAAATTAGAAAATCAATTAATATTAATAAGAATTATAAAACAATATAATAAAAATTTTTAATAAAAATAGAAATTATAGTAAAAATTGGTTTTATATTATTAAAACAATTAAAAACATTACAAAATTAAAAATTTTAAAAAGCAACACGTCAAATAAAAAGAAAATAACAAAAAAATAGTTAAAGAAAAAACAGCAAAAAAATAACAAAAATAATTAAAGAAAAAACAGCAAAAAAATATTAAAAATAATTAAAGAAAAAATAGTAAAAAAATATTAAAAATAATTAAAGAAAAAAATAGTAAAAAATAAATTATTCATTCATTTTTAAGATAGGGTTTTTATTTTGACTGAATAAAACTGCTTTTTCATCACCATATTCTAAATAAAGTTTTTTCTCTTTAATAATATCCCCAACAACAGCAACATCAAATGAATATGAGCTTAGCTTGTCAATGATTTCTTGGCAGTTTTCTTCTTTAGCAGTCAAGACAAAAGCAGCACCAGGATAAGCTCTAAGCCATTCATCCCATGGAACATCCGGATTTCTTGGAATTGACTCTAAATTTACACAAGCTCCAACACCAGATGCCTCAAGTAGCATTTCTAAAGTACCTAAAGTTCCAGGATTACTAATATCCTTACCTGCTGTCGGCAAGTGAGCTTCAGCAATCTCTTGCATAACTTTTATTTGATCTTGAACTAATTTTTCATCTTTTTCATATGTTGTATCCCAATTTAAAGCAAATTGGGGATGTTGTCTGCCATCAGTATCAATTGCAACAAGTACTTTATCTCCAACATTTGCACCAGCAGATGTAATTAATGAATCCTTGTGAGCAATACCTACAATAGCTACATCTAATGAATTAAATTCAGAATCTGGATGGAGATGTCCCCCAACCATAGGAACATTAAACTTCTTGCATCCATCTACAATGCCTTGAAGCAAATCATCATAGATTTCATCATCTAAAATAGACATCGTATTTACCATAGCTATTGGTTTTCCACCCATAGCAGCAATATCATTAACATTAACAAGTACAGAACAATAACCTGCCCAATAAGGATTTACACTCATCAATTGACCCCAAATCCCATCAGCAGCAAGTAAAATAACTTTATTATTTCCTATATCAATAGCTGAAGCATCATCTCCAAAATCAAGTAGAACTTCACCAGAGATATTATAAACTTCACCTAAAGTTTTTGTAACCTTTTCAATAGAGTTTTTTCTACTAACTCCTACGAATTCTTGAAGTGATTTAACAAGTTCATTAAAATCCATTATTACACCTTTAATTAGACTAGAAAAATTTTAAAAAAATTATAGTTAAGTAAAAAAATAATCTATAAACCCTTTTATTTACTAAAAAAATGATTTTTAAGCCTTTTTATTTACTAAAAAACAATTTTTAAATATTAATTATCTTCATCATGTTCATCTGATTCATCAATAGAATCTTTAAAATCTTCCATATATTCTGCCCATCCATCAAAATCATCTAATTCATCTTCAGATTCAACAGAATTAATAATTTCACCTACATTCTCTTCAATGAAGACTTCCTCAACTGGAGAATCAAAATCATCATTCAAAACTTCTTCTGAAAGCTCATCACAGTCAAAGCCATCAATGAATTCATCATTTAAATAGAATTCATCATTTAAATCATCATTTAAGTCATCATTGAAATTAGGATTATCATCGATAAATTCATTATAAGAACTTACTTCCATATAGTTATGATCTTTCTCAATAAAACTAGGAACAATTTCCTTAACATTTTCAATTAGGCGAGCTTTAAATACATTAAACACAGCAGTTTTAAATTCTTCAACAGACTCTGCCTCTCCGTCAAATGGAATTTCCAAAGTTTGATTAGATAAGAATAATCTTTCATGAATATTATCTCCAACGATATCATCAAAGCCAGAGCTTACTTCAATAATTGTTGATTTTTCATTAACAAAGCCTTTTTCAACAACTTTATCTAAATCCCCATCAGTTATTCCAATAATGGGAATATTAAAACGATACAATATATCAGAAGCAACTAAAGAGGTGTCATCACCTATGGTAATTACTAAGTCAAAATTTTTAAATTTATAAATATCATAAGCTGTATGGTCGACATAAGCTATTTTAAATGAATTCTTATCTTGAGAAATATCATCAGAGTATAAAATGCTTTCAGCATCATTAATTTTTACATCTTCCTTTGACAAAATACGGGGACTTATATCTGAAGACTTTCTAAGTAAACCTGTTTTAACTATAACTCTATTTAAATCAACCCTGCCTAATTTCTCAACACCATGAACTTTAAGAACACCATTGATAATATCTATAATGATTCCATTTTGTGCAATTAAAATAACAGATTCCCCCTCAGAACTTCCTACAACTATACCATTAACAAAAATATTTTCTCCTGGACTTACCCCATGGATTTTACGGTAGGTGTAATTACTAGACTCATCTAAGTCAAAATAGGTTTTCAATATATCTTCAAAAGACTCTTCATCCTCTTTTTCAATATCTTCAGAGAAGTATTTACTTACAATTTCCTCAGGTCTGACTTCATTTAAATTTAAAGAAGCTTTTAGCCTATCAAACAATTCCTCAAAGTTAAATGCAATAGAATCATCCATATCCTTTTTGCCTAAACCTAATAAGCTTCTTTTACTTTCTTTACTACTTGATAATTCTTCATTTAAAACAACATTCCAACTTATTATAGAGGCATCTTCCTCACCAGGCCTTTCAATTTGAATAACAGGTATTCTTGAATCATATAAAGGTTTATGATTAGTAGCTAAGTAATCTTCGTTAGATATGTGTTTAAAATAGTGATTAAAAACTTTATAACCGAAAACCTGACCAGTTTCTGCAGATTTACCATAATTTAATAAGAAAATTACATCAACATTTTCTCTATTAAAAAGATCTAATGATTCACTTGGTAAAAGTTTTAAGGAGATATCAATTGTGTTTTCTAAAGCAGCATCAATTACTGCAGTTCTACCCATTGTCCCACCTAAGCGACAACGGACATTACCAAAATTAGATAAAATATCAATAATCTTAATAGCCCAGCCAGAATCAATAATTCCAGGACCATGTACAACTACACCAATTTCCATATTTTACACCAAATATAGTTTTATAGTTATTTTGAGCAATCAAATAAAAGTAAATAAAAGTAAAGAATTTTTATAGAATTCTTTAAAAAAATAATTTCAATTAATATGTTTTTATTCTTCTTTTAAATACTTTAGATCCGCAGATTTCACAATCCTCAAAGGCATAATCTGCATCAAACTCTTTTTTACATCCTTCACAAGTTTTAACCCAATTATAAACTCCTTTAATTCCTTCTGTAATGATACTGTCATAAGGAATATTTAAGATTTTCAAAACATTTTGCATTGAATAATCATCAGTTAAAACTTTGATTTCTACATTTTCCCCATTTAATAAGTCTAAAGCTAAAGCCAATAATTTTTTATCAGCCTCAGATAAACGTAAGTCATCTCCTGATTCAGAGATTATTTCATTTAACTCTTGAATAAACTCATCCTTTGGCTCTTTAATTATAATTTTTCCTTCTTCAATAGATTGATCTAGCAATATCTTAGATTTTAAGTCTTTAACTTCCTCAGTAATCTCAGAAACTGTAAAGTTAAATTGACTTCTAGGTTCAAAGCCATTTATAAATGCAGAAGCATCTAAGATATAATATAAATTATTCATGATAGATATATTTATATTTTCAATGAATAAACTTAATGATATTAATCTAAGTAATACTCTAAAACAAATATAATATAAAGAACTCATACTGACATCATCTAAAATATGAAAATCTATAAGAATGGAAATTTATAAGAATGAAAATCTATAAGAAAATGTATAAAAAATATATTTAATATAAAGAATATAAATATTAAAAAAAATTGTAGATAATATATTATTCAAAAAAACAAGTTTGAGGTAATTTTATGAAAAGCAAAACTATGGAATTACATAAAAAGAAAGCGCCAATAAAAGTTTCCTGTGGTGTTATAACTCTCAGTGATAGATTTTCCAATGATAAAGAAGGGGAAGAAAAAGATTTGTCTGGAAAATATTTAAAGGAAGAGTTAGCTAAAAAATATGATCTTAATTCTTACACCATCATTCCAGATGAAATAGATACTCTAAAGAATACCATTGAAGAAATGATTGATTCTGGAGTTGAAGTGATTATTACAACTGGGGGAACTGGTCTTGAATCAAGAGATATAACTATTGAAACAATAGAACCTCTTTTTGAAAAAGA
The window above is part of the Methanobrevibacter olleyae genome. Proteins encoded here:
- a CDS encoding PIN domain-containing protein, with the protein product MNNLYYILDASAFINGFEPRSQFNFTVSEITEEVKDLKSKILLDQSIEEGKIIIKEPKDEFIQELNEIISESGDDLRLSEADKKLLALALDLLNGENVEIKVLTDDYSMQNVLKILNIPYDSIITEGIKGVYNWVKTCEGCKKEFDADYAFEDCEICGSKVFKRRIKTY
- a CDS encoding MogA/MoaB family molybdenum cofactor biosynthesis protein, with protein sequence MKSKTMELHKKKAPIKVSCGVITLSDRFSNDKEGEEKDLSGKYLKEELAKKYDLNSYTIIPDEIDTLKNTIEEMIDSGVEVIITTGGTGLESRDITIETIEPLFEKEIKGFGEIFRAISYEELGAGSLLSRATAGIYRKAMIFALPGSPDAVKTGLGIIIDELGHLKKHARK